Genomic DNA from Salvia miltiorrhiza cultivar Shanhuang (shh) chromosome 1, IMPLAD_Smil_shh, whole genome shotgun sequence:
AGGAGAAGTACCATAGATATCTCCGCCAATCCTACGTGGAGGCCAGCCGCCGGAGAAAGTGGTGCCCTGCCCCGGGATGCAATTTCGCCGTCGAATTCgacggaggcggaggcggcggaggcTACGACGTGACGTGCGGCTGCTCTCACAAATTCTGCTGGAACTGCGGGGAAGAGCACCACCGCCCCGTCGGCTGCGAGACGGTGGCGAGCTGGTCGGAGAAGAACAATTCGGAGGCGGAGAACACGCAGTGGATCCTCGTCTACACCAAACCCTGCCCCAAATGCCGCCGCCCCATCGAGAAAAACCAAGGCTGCAATTGGATGACGTGTCGCCCCCCCTGCCTATTCCATTTCTGCTGGCTCTGCGGCAAGGGCACGGGGTCCCACACCCACTGCAACAAATACGGCGGCGCCACCGCCGTCGATGAAAACAATGCTAAGAGAGAGAGGGCGAGGAAGGATCTGCAGAGATACACGCATTACTACGAGCGGTGGCACGCCAACGAGCAGTCGAGGAAGGCGGCCGTGAAGGATCTGAAGACGTGGAGAGACAACATCGGCGTCTCTAAGCTCGGCGAGGCGCAAGGGGAGGCGCCGGCGCAGCTGCAGTTCGTGACGAAGGCGTGGGAGCAGATTGTGGAGTGCCGGCGCGTGCTGAAATGGAGCTACGCCTATGGTTACTACATGGAGAGGGAGGCGCCGAAGAAGGTGGCGTTGTTCGAGCATTCGCAGGGGGAGGCGGAGAAGCAGCTGGAGCGGCTGCACCACTGCGTGGAGAAGGAGATGGGGGAGTACCTCCGGCGACGGAGGGAGGATTTCCAGgaatttagggttagggttgtaGATCTGACTGTGGTGACCGGGAATTATTTTGAGAATTTGGTGAGGGATTTGGAGAATAATCGACCGGAAGTTgtgggtggcggcggcggccggaatggtttgaagaagaagaaggatgaCGATGAGAGGAAGGGTTTGGGGAAGAAGAGAAAGAAGGAGGATGATGATGAGAGGAATGTTCCTAGGAAAAGAGCAACTTATGCTTCTAGGTATTCTCGTAATTAAGTATTGATGATTATTCTTGTGAGGAgagtatagttttttttttttttttttggttttaggATTATTGAGATTGTTTCAATAGTAAGTTTATGATCAGAAAATCATAGACTATTCATTAATTTATGCACGTTGAATTATGAATTTTTTGGTagtacaatattattgttattggtTTTGGTGAAATATAGAAAAGAGAGCAATGAATATTGCCTATATATTCAACAGCTTTAATTTGTACTCGGTCCAATTTTTTATATACTTCTCATTTATAATGTttcaattcaataaaaaaaaaaaaaaatttacttacTTTGTCTATCTCTTTTCTCATAATTAAGTATTGATGATGAACGTGCACGTttgttttggatgattattatTGTGAGGAgagtatagtttttttttttggttttaggATTATTGAGATTGTTTCAATAGTAAGTTTATGATCAGAAAATCATAGACTATTCATTAATTTATGCATGTTGAATTATGAAATTTTTGGtagttgtaacaccccgataatttagatttattttataagtttaattaatagtattttcttgtatagctttttttttttaataattacatgatacatatagatatgcaccattaattttattattattattattattattattattattattattattattattattattattattgattcctAATAGAACTAGgactctttaaagactagtataaatagaggcataatATCTACCCTAAAAAAATTAGATACATACGCGCAGACCCTAAGCAAGCAAAATTGGTATGCTATTTTTCTTCCTTTATTTCTACGCACAGTTTTCGTGAAATTTtgtttagtgctcgtttggttcaagtagaggaatggaaagggaatggaatcaaataaaggagtggaatggtaacaataaccattacttttattgagtgtttggtttaacaatggaaatgaatcattagtaagggaatccctttcttttgtttcccctctattttgaggggtaacaaa
This window encodes:
- the LOC131006202 gene encoding probable E3 ubiquitin-protein ligase ARI8 gives rise to the protein MDSEGEGFYSSSSDATADDSFADYAAVSRLQKPYKILTDDDIRQLFDDDISTVSDVLSVSRGAACTLLCQNNWNLSSVYDKFFAADHRNHQTDASSSSQQELGQNLCKICYDEISPQNTVSAACGHPFCADCWKTYVAAAIDDGAGCLTLRCPEPGCGVAAGVDLIESLASTDGKEKYHRYLRQSYVEASRRRKWCPAPGCNFAVEFDGGGGGGGYDVTCGCSHKFCWNCGEEHHRPVGCETVASWSEKNNSEAENTQWILVYTKPCPKCRRPIEKNQGCNWMTCRPPCLFHFCWLCGKGTGSHTHCNKYGGATAVDENNAKRERARKDLQRYTHYYERWHANEQSRKAAVKDLKTWRDNIGVSKLGEAQGEAPAQLQFVTKAWEQIVECRRVLKWSYAYGYYMEREAPKKVALFEHSQGEAEKQLERLHHCVEKEMGEYLRRRREDFQEFRVRVVDLTVVTGNYFENLVRDLENNRPEVVGGGGGRNGLKKKKDDDERKGLGKKRKKEDDDERNVPRKRATYASRYSRN